The following DNA comes from Denticeps clupeoides unplaced genomic scaffold, fDenClu1.1, whole genome shotgun sequence.
cacaacaaaatgtgttctctctctttctcaggagTTCATACTTTACAGCAGATGTACGGCTGTCAGTGGGATGATGAAGATGGAGCTACAGATGGATACAGTCAGTATGGTTACGATGGAGAAGATTTTATAAAACTGGATTTGAAAAACACTGATTGGGTTGCCGCAAGACCAGAGGCAGAAATCATCAAGAAGAAATGGAATGGAGGTGAAGCTAAATACTGGAAGAACTACCTGGAAGTGCAAAGTGTTGAGTGGATAAAGAAGTATGCTCGGTCTGGGAAGATcagtctggagagaaaaggtacagcagcacacagaacaacacagagaaacacacagcaggactGATATAACGCTGAGGTGCTCCTGGTTTGGTTATTTGTGGTGGTTTTAGAACTGAATCACTCTCAGATGCTTCATTAATAGTGTCAGGGTAATTGGGGATTTAACAGCAGGGACGTGACCACACACCCCTGTCAAGCTTTACATGTGTGTGATGCTGCATGAcgtctctttttgttttaatgtgttttcagacCATCTTTATGTTCTCATTATTAAAACCGCTTTATTTTCAACATATTGcgcttgtgttttttccccttttcgaTGTGGTACATCAACTGCTATGTACCATCAGTAGGGATTTATGTCATGACTCTAAACACTGTAATCATAAAGAGGAGGAAGCAATTCATTGATGAATTAACAAAGAATATTcatcaaaaataacaaaaaaaaaaaaaaaaagaaatgtggtcTACttagaaaaatatgaaaatttgtAAGACACAAGAGCCAGACagggacaaaacaaagaaaagaacaataaagaaaaGAGGAATATCTAAAAATCTGCTATTGTCCAACGACAAATAATCACAAAGTAATCTAATAATAATGTGTAACTACGCTGCAGTTGTATTTGGAGTGTAAACTGGCAGGTAGATGTAGTAAAATGTTGAATATAAACTGAGTTTGTTGGATGTTCTGCTGATATGAAGACGTCCTGTTTCTCTCcctgttcccctcctctcttcctgtctctagtccctcctcaggtgtctctgctgcagacagactcctcctctccagtggtctgtcatgctacaggtttctaccctgataaggtgaacatcagctggcagaaagatggacaggacctgcatgaagatgtagatgttggtgagacgttgcccaaccatgacggaaccttccagaaacgtgcagaactcaaTATGACCTctgatgtgtggaagaagaaccagttcacctgtgtggtggagcacaagagtggagacccaatccacatgatcctgactgaggagaagatcaggaccaacagtGCAGGTACAGGAGCTTCTAGACAGAATCTTCAGTTTTCTTACTTTAATGTCCTTTGGATAGAATTGTGCAGGACCAGTTTACAACAAGTGTGGTGGAGAGAATTTCACTGAGGACACAATCTTTTATTCCTTCATCCTATGCACAATAGCCAGAACCCTTCACAACAGAAcccttttacacacatttataccaaCCCTACACAGAAACTGGACACGTAACAGACTGTTCTCATTATGTTCTTAATGTTATTTATTAGGCAAAGAAGAAAGTTTAATTGGTGCtgtttaaaatacacattaaacactgaataaaactaaaaaagaatattacaacacagtccagtataaaagtgatttttactTTTCCTGCAGGTATtaatgttccaggcatcgttgctgggttggttgttgctgctctcgttctcatcgctgtggttgttggttttgtgatggttgtgaagagaagatcaggtgagagacgcagcaaacaacatcagtaacttctacaccaaacatggtgtcatgtggggaaactactaatcagtaaaatactaaaatactttctcttctcttttatacagattACGAGAAGGCCAGACGTGAGTATTACACTCATCTCAGAAATGACTTCATATTacaactttattttaatttgtatttaaacatgaattatgtgGAACTTTataatttgtatgtttgtgctttaaactaaacattttctgttcatCTAGCATCTCCTCCAGCGTCTGTTTGCTCTGATACGGGGTCTGATGGCTCTGGAACATCTGCTGAGCCTCTGGTCACATAGTAAGTTATTTCAACTTATTTTATGGTGTTCATATTCCGTCTTTAACACAAACGTTCTTATAGAGGAACCGTGTTCTGTTTGCCAGGAACtactgatccagttctacaccaCAGCCAAAAAATCCACTAAGTGTCCCTCCATTAGAGTCTGGTTTGGTGACTGCAACAAACAGAAATGACAGCAGATCATTTTGTATAATGTGTACTGCCAGTCGCTCCAACCTGGACCTAAACCTGTACatcaaattataattatattgttcttttacattttatattgtgttgcTTGTCACATAATATAAATCTGGATCCAATGTTGCTGCTGATCTACAGTCCTACAGGAACCTGTAATTTGGAGTCTTGTGTAGATTTTTGTTGCACCAAAATCCTGTGTGATGGTTGATCATTAGGAACAGTTTCTCCACCTATCAAAAGAAGAGTAAGACCTGCATCCAGACTTTTTTCCATCCTGGTTCCTCAGTTCTCATTTGGGTTGGGGGTGTTTATTCTCCTGACTGTAATTTTGGTTCTTAATTATTAGGATCTTTTCACTTTAATACAGTTTATGGAGGTATAtaactttttactttaaataattaaaattatgcTACTGaactgaaaacctgttttttataAGTCCCTTATGGTGATCACCAAACTAATGaaaccaatttttaaaaagtagttaGTTGTTTCTTTGCTCATTTAGAGTTTTATTGGTACCGAAGGCCAAATGTTTTACTGAATGACTAAACACCcaatttatttatctattaaCCAAAACTGGCAGGATCGTACTCATTTCAAGAGAACttaatttttctattttacGTGAGGTTGCTGCTAGAAAGACACACCgaataaaaaaagtccacaTTCACACCTGGTCCTGTGTATTTACAttcatgtaaatacatttacataaatggtTTAATGTATGCATCATGAAATCATTTTCAGCATgtggtttattaaaataattacaagaaCTTTACATTATATTGCTGTCAGACGCCCAGGTTCAATGCTGAGGGAGGGTCATGAATCAGGATAGAAGCCAGGTCAGGGACCCCTGGTGTGTAGAACGTCCTGGGATGAGTGTATAGTTGGGCAGCAGGGAATTTACACAGGGTGGGTGTTTTGTTAAGTAACAAGTTTATGTATCACTTAACATaattctttattagtcccagaAGTGGGAAATATGTATAGACACAGCAGAAAGTGAACAAGAGcagcaagagactcaggacaattcacacacgcacaacacacaacagtttctaccccagcgCGTAAATCGATTTATGCTTTACAATATGTAACTTACTTAACATTATGCACGGACACATTAAATTGTACACATTCACTTTATGCAACTGagccttctgtgacttatttattgctgctgcaccactttgtcttctatgtatcatgttctatgttctgtctgcgtgggaggggttttcaagtaagaatttcattgtgctctataaacctcaacctcaaaaataattagaataaaaaaCCTATACCAAAACTGCAGTATCAAAAGTACAATacgaaaaactgaaaaaaattcattaacCTTGTTAAGaagaactttaaaaaatatatattccctCTTCACACAACAGCAACAGAAGAAAGGTCTTCAGACACAAGAATGGTACGCTGCAGGTCCTCTAACACATCATCAAACCCACATGACCAgaccacaaaacacaacaatccATCAACAGACCCACAATATATTGTGCTGCATTGATTTTATGtggttgaaatattttattctcaaataaatgtttttgctttccTTGTCTTTGTGTAATGTGACAGACATCTTTAGTTCATGAATTGTTGAACACTTCACCACTGACAGATGAACTGAGTATGATTGTTTATCTCGATACAGTTAAACCTGGCAGTGAGTGGGATCTATAAGGCAGGAATTAAAAACTGGTGAATCTGTGACAGGATCGCTGATGCACATGTGGAACACGGCCTGGTCTGTTGTCAGAAGATCTACTGTAATTCAGAATGCAGAAACATACAGTTTGTGGGCTGCAGAGCCACAGACCAGACATGCTGACCTGTATCCACCACCAAAATATCATACAGTGGCcatgtgagcatcagaactggaccatggtGCAGAGGAAGAAGGTGTCTTGGTTTGAAgaatcatgttttcttttacttcaATGCTTGCCAGGTGTGGATAAGACATGGTGccatgttgcattgtgggaagtcTGTACATTGAAATCATTTTGGCTCCTGTAGTTCAGGTACACAACCACATGAAATGATTGTCCTCTTTCAGCTGGATAACGTGCCCTGCCATACTGCAAAAAAGCTTGAAGAATCAATGAGACAATTTATCCACTGTTCATCTCCATTTTCATCATGCTTAAAAATGTCAGGGTACTAACGGCCCCTCATGTTTCAAATCAAAtaagcaacaaaaacaaaaaaaattaatcttcaCGTTGTGTGTAGATGTAGTTTTGTTAAATTTCACTCTGTTCTGtgtaaattgatttaaattacaaaatgtGACCTGAAGGAAACGCTAAACTCGAGTCCTGGGCAACTCTAAACGTGAAGTGGTTGGGCTTTCTGGACTTTCAGAGAGCTGGACGGTGATTTTAGGAATTGTTCTGCTTTGTTTAATATCAATTTATTGCAAAAGAAATATCCTTTATAAACGATATCAAAATATTTCCCAACACATCTTCCCAAATACAGGTACACTGTAGAATGGAGGAAGATGAAATACTGACCATCACAAGAATGAAAAGAACTGAAAAGAAATAGCTAGAAGTTTAATAAATGACTTCTGTGCATGTAAGGGGcaccatctacacacacatatttttttataccgCCGTCCCCTCCACTCAAAATAgtctcagtaaaaaaaacagctaaagtTTCTGTATCCAGCATACTAACATGCTGCTGACCTATTTCACCTTCTCTCCCGTAGTTCGGATAAAATCAACCTTGTCTCCATGTCCACTTTAAGTGGGTTACATGCAGCTTTGTTTTTGCCTGTTTAGGGTCTGGAACAGCTGTTGATTCTCTGGAGTCATTTCACCTTATTAACGTTCACCCAGATTCAGTTTATAAGAGAAATGTTCAGATATATAATTAATATGCTGAAAATGTCTTGTAATttagatataaaataaaacccatttCTGTGAATAttataatgggtggtagtagcctagtgggtaacacactcaccaatgaaccaggagacccaggttcaaaccccacttactacaccattgtgtctctgagcaagacacttaaccctgagtgtctccgggggggactgtccctgtaactactgattgtaagtcgctctggataagggagtctgataaatgtacaTTCTCTAGAAAAcagtcagtatgacagaccatttattatattttactgtCGTATTTTTGTCAGCCTGAGTAAAGCGTTCCTCATGAAAGTTCTAGAGAAGATttagagaagaagagaagatttTCAGCTTTGTAGTTTTGTTTGTATCAAAAGGTGGATCCAGGGCTGCACTGACATTCTGAGAGAAAAATACTATTTAATCATATTCCATTATTATCACATTGAATGACACAGAATACAAAGATTAAATAAACTCACTTAAAtgtcaaaacatttaaattgacatttctttttttatcttttgatgTTCATCTGAGAtctgatcatttaaaatgaatgtttggTCACTTGACAGCTGGGAGGCACTTCAGTGAGGAGCCTGAAGCCTTGAAGTCTGCCCACTGATGTTTCCATTTGGGTCTGTTGTTATtagttaaataaatacacttcTACCCTGTACTAAGgttaaataaagaatatgttTATTATAACATTATTGCAGAAAGAATAAGTATGATAATAAACTTTATTACACCTTAAGGGAGTTAATACATGTCTTCACCCGGTGCTTTGCGATTTTCTCATGCTCAGAATGCAGTATACATACTGTTTTTTTAGCGCTGTGTGTAACATTCTTCCTGATGCAAATCCAACCCCAAACACTGCCAGCGCTTATCAGCCAAATTGGAATGTGAAGCATCATGAATGTTTACAGCAGAAGATTTTTTGAACGCTATTACTGATAACTGGATAGTGTATTTACTGATAACTGGACAGTCTACGTTCAGAGAAGTTTGTTGGTAAGTAATAAATCCCCATTTTATTCCAAGCTGTCACATATCTTAAGCGTGACAAACATTGTAGCACCCTCAAGGAATGACGGAGGCACGGGATAGAGTCAAAAATTTATTCTGGTCTTCTCATTCTTCCATCCTTCCCAGGATACACTTCAATGATCTTAGCCAACTTCCACCGATTGTGTGGGGTCCCTTCATCCTTCAGGAGTACAACATTGTTAACCTCAGCATTTCGATCCTCCTTAGTCCACTTTTGTCTGCTTTGTAGATTCAACAATACTCCTTTTTCCATCTTGTCCAGAAGGTATTGGCAAGGAATTGAACACAACGCCACCTCTTACGGAGATAAAGATCTTCCTTAACAAATCTTCCTGGAGGTGGGGAGACGATTGTGGACTTCATGGTTAGAATGTGGTTTGGTGTTAAAGGTTCTGGGCTTGATGGATCACACAGTTGATCAGTTGTCAATGGCCTGCTATTAATGATTGCCATGACTTCATACAGGAATGTCCTTAAAGAGGATCTGTCGAGGTTTTTTGCTGATTCGTCCAAGATTGATGTGAGTATGCTTCTAATGGTGCAAATTTGTCTTTTCCAGACACCACCCATGTGACTTGATGCTGGGGTGCTCATGAGAAACTCACAGTTCAACTTGTCAAGTTTAGCTTGATCCATCTCCTTGAGAGCTTCCTCAAACTCATTTCTGGTGCCAACATATGTATTGCTCTTGAACACATGCATGTGATTAACAAGCCTTAGCACTTCAACTCCTTGCGACCTTCCTTGATGTAAAAAGGACCGAAACCGAAACAGTCCATCCCAGAGTAGGTAAATGGTGGTGTAGTTTCCATCCGTTCTTCTGGAAGGTCTGACATCTTCTGCTGCTCTGTACACCTTCTGAGCCTTCTAcactttgtacatttgtagatgtaGGATGAAACAATCTTACTGTATCCAACAATCCAGAATCCATTGGCGCGTAGCGCATTCATTGTGATCCCTTGTCCTTGAGGTAAACTTTCTCATGATGATGTTTGATGAGTAGAGTCGACACGTGACTGTTCCTCGGTAGAATTGCAGGATGCTTGACTTCCGGATGCAGAGCAGAGTGTGTTAAACGCCCACCTACTTCAAGAATGCTTTGGTCATCAAGAACTGGACATAATTTATTCCGCTTGTTGACCTTGTCTTTGGTGTGTAGGGTTTCATGATGTTGTAGGGTCTTTATTTCCTGTGTGAAAGCCTTTTCCTAAGCCATCCTTATGACTGTCCACTCTGCTTCCATTCTCTCTTGAAGGTTGCTTACTTCGCATGATCTTCTCTTGTTATCCCTTGCTTCTTTCACATAGTGCTTCAGTCTAGCAACTCTGATCATTCTAGACCAGTCAGAGAACTTTTGTAGAAGATCCAACAGTGACCTTTGTTCTTGTGCTTGTATTTTGTGGACCTAAATCTTCTTAACCTCTGGGTCACTGTTTGATAACTCTCCCACCTTGATTTCACCACTGGTTACAAATTTCTGCCAGAGAAGATCTGGACCTCTGAACCAGTTTGAGGCTATAAGTTGCTCTGCTGTGAGACCTCTTGATGCGTGATCCGCCAGGTTGTCTTCGGAAGCTACGTACCTCCATTGCGTTGTTTCTGTACTTCTGTACTACGTACCTCCATTGCGTTGTTTCTGTTTGATGCGTTCCACTCTGTTTGCAACAAATACATGAAATCTCCTAGCTTCATTGTGGCTGTATCCAAGTACCACCTTGGAGTCAGTCCAGTATCTTTCCTCTGAGATTTCCATTTCCAATTCCTTTTTTAGCATTTCACCTGTGCGATCGGCAACAACAGCTGCTGACAGCTCATGTCGGGGTATGGTTGTGATCTTGGATGGTGGGACTCTGGCTCTTCCCATCACCAGGGAGCAGTGGACTTCACCAGAGGCACTTACTACTCTCTTGTACGTGCACATGCCATATCCAGATACACTGGCATCAGAGAAATTATGCAGTTTGTATCTTTGCACCTTGAAGTTTGGCGGAACATCTGCAAAGTGTCTCAAGTTATATAGCCAAAACTCCGACTGAGGTCGAAGGTCGTCAGGTAATGCTTCATCCCAGCTGAGTTTATCTCGACACATCTGTTGCAATATCTGTTTTCCAAGCAAAATCCAACCGGATCGAACACAGAGGCAACTGTGGACAGCACCCCCCTTCGGGTAAGTGGGTTCTCCTTAACAACCACTTGAAACTGGAAGTGATCGGATGTCACACACCACTGTACGCCAAGTGCTCTTTCCATGTGCAACTCACCGAGTGCCATATCTGTCTCTTTGGAACCTGCAGAAAATCCTAGTGAAGCTAGGATTTGAGTGCTGTTGGAAATGAACTGCAGAGTTTATGCTTCGTCGATGAGCTGTATTGCTTGcagtgttcattttgacagcaaATTCTGATTTAGTCTTAGTCTTTGGAATAATACACCATTTAGTTTTAGTCTTAGTTTAGTCTTAAGTCTTTTAGtcttagtctagttttagtagACCAAATATTAGCAGATTTGTCTCCATAATTCAATATATGGAAGCATATAGAGAATACAGGCACATACAGTATCTaattgttgtaataaaaaacatttattttattaaatgtcaaaaacatgagtCTTTTTCACAAAAATACATATGACATTCTTTCAAGATAAGTACAATAAAGTTCAGCATTATTGAAATAGATAACCAATGAGCTTACTGTCTTCTACAGTCTTTGCAAAatcaaaagcataaaaaaatataaagtgcAATtctccaaaataaaataactggtTGTAATGCCACTGCACAAGGTATCtaaatacaaaacataaaaatcacTAATATTCATGTACCTCAAGAGAAGTTAAATAACTGCTAAGACACTATGCCTTGCTACTCTGTAAAATCAACAAGATTTTGAACAGAACAAATTAGTGCAATTCTTAAATGTAGAACAAAATATGTATCGGCTGCAATGCCACACAATGCCAAAGAAATAGTCCTTAAAGTTCAAGTAGGTAAAAAAACCTGTGAAAATACAggtaaattaaactaaaaaacaaacaaacttaCAACTATATTAGCATCATTTTCTTCATTAGCAGTCACTGTCCtgtgtatactgtatactaCTACTACAGGAAATGTTGCAATAGTGAATACAATATTTCTATTTGTTTCTGTTCATCTTAAGGAAAGCACTTCGCTCCATTGTGACCCTTCCTCTGTTGCGCTGTCCTCTTGTGAGGTCACCTGTGATGCTGAATACCCTCTCTGCAAAAGCTTGAGAAGCGGGCATAGCTAACAAGTCTAATGCAAAAGGTTTTAAACTGTGGTAAACACTGTCACACTTTCCCAGCCAGAAGTCTGTTCCTGTGTCCTCAGTGATGGGATGGGAGAGTTCTTCCTTGTACTTGATGATCTGCTGCCTGATGCTGCTTGTGGAGGTTTTCTGTTTAGGCCTTGTGGTGCGGCATTTTGAGAGAAACCTAAACGCCGGCTGCTTTGAGGATGGCGCTGCTTCTGGTTCCTCAATAAcctcctcttcatcattttCGGACTGGTCCTCCTGTTTTGTGGATTTGACTACATAGTCCTCTGCCTGCTTTATCAGTTCCTGGATATTTCTATTAGCCACATCAACATTAATAATGATTTCACAGACAGTTGGGTTAACAAAGCAGGCAGCTGCTGCAAGTGGTGAAAACTTTTCATCA
Coding sequences within:
- the LOC114774183 gene encoding HLA class I histocompatibility antigen, B-49 alpha chain-like; its protein translation is MILLILIFHLLIFKSDLASGVIHSWTGLHTAATGIKDLPEFVGVNLFDDEVTGYFDSKNNQFEIRQDWVKKLGEKYVEDQTKSFRDFTWKFKENLKIIMIEFNQTGDQGVHTLQQMYGCQWDDEDGATDGYSQYGYDGEDFIKLDLKNTDWVAARPEAEIIKKKWNGGEAKYWKNYLEVQSVEWIKKYARSGKISLERKVPPQVSLLQTDSSSPVVCHATGFYPDKVNISWQKDGQDLHEDVDVGETLPNHDGTFQKRAELNMTSDVWKKNQFTCVVEHKSGDPIHMILTEEKIRTNSAGINVPGIVAGLVVAALVLIAVVVGFVMVVKRRSDYEKARPSPPASVCSDTGSDGSGTSAEPLVT